A genomic region of Rhipicephalus sanguineus isolate Rsan-2018 chromosome 3, BIME_Rsan_1.4, whole genome shotgun sequence contains the following coding sequences:
- the LOC125757892 gene encoding putative nuclease HARBI1, with protein MTRGYGGGALSVSTWKQNCGLLGDSSYPLEPCLLTPVPGRPAPGTPENHYNKAHTAMRTVVERCIGVLKSRFQSLQRYQTLLYNPDRAATIIAACAALHDIALAAHEPVFEGHDDDTDDVELLPAAADLPPPPQREPAPC; from the exons atgactcgtgggtatggtgggggagccctctccgtcagcacctggaagcaaaactgcggcttgcttg gagactccagctatccaTTAGAACCGTgcctcctgacaccagtgcccggacgaccagctcctgGCACCCCTgagaaccactacaacaaggcccacaccgccatgcgcactGTTGTGGAGAGGTGCATCGGGGTCCTAAAGAGCAGGTTCCAAAGCTTACAGCGTTATCAGACCCTGCTCTACAATCCCGATCGAGCAGccaccatcattgctgcttgtgcagctctgcacgatattgcgttggcggcacatgagcctgttttCGAAGGgcacgatgacgacaccgacgatgttgagctgctgccagcagcagctgacctACCACcgccaccacaacgggagccagca ccatgctga